A region from the Hydrogenimonas sp. genome encodes:
- a CDS encoding V-type ATP synthase subunit I, whose protein sequence is MLFPERMVRVEISIPAAHLYRTIEEIGKCGVLHIDRSGEKPLFHELQERAGKLLERVEGYLEILGVKVPERGAKEGVEDYELFLTEAERLVSSAAPSIESLANRRKRLKSEENRLERAELFVDALKSDIDTKEIVRRVEYAGVRAVVLAHDSVEMFMLALKRYDPFAVYAPLTSGSVAMLLFYDPPDEAHILNAISKTEADEIEKEYLLQGKRAEIEAMRSELESEFKKVSERYAKRLQDIYLELKRAIGIFAVRSALQKAGDHYFLYGWVPRRQAKSFAEALGYADVSFSRAGDDAPVLLKTPKILKPFESLIKSFSYPGYNEINPTVPFALAFMVMFGAMFGDIGHGLVLIAAGFFVSKKFGKYEDLGKVYMLAGAGSALFGLLYGSFFGFHDLVPPLLFVPVENVDLSIFTGIAIGIFFITVGFLLNIVSLGRRGEISALFLGEGGVLWLLVYWFAIGIAAKALIFELPVRYELYFLGAMVALLIVLLLIKRREYAQTMLDALIQMFEQAVNTISFARLGAFALAHGALFLALFSIADILSKADSRGVGYWFIIVLGNCFIIVLEGVVVTIQTLRLEYYEFFKRFFKGGGKPYKPFVLESEL, encoded by the coding sequence GTGCTCTTTCCCGAAAGAATGGTCAGGGTGGAGATTTCGATACCTGCGGCGCATCTCTACCGGACCATAGAAGAGATAGGGAAGTGCGGAGTTCTTCATATAGACAGAAGCGGTGAGAAGCCCCTTTTTCACGAGCTTCAGGAGCGTGCGGGGAAGCTTCTGGAGAGGGTGGAGGGGTATCTGGAGATACTCGGTGTCAAGGTTCCTGAAAGGGGAGCGAAAGAGGGTGTAGAGGATTATGAACTCTTTTTGACGGAGGCGGAGAGACTCGTCTCTTCCGCCGCACCTTCTATAGAGTCTCTAGCCAACAGGCGAAAGAGGCTCAAGAGCGAAGAGAACCGGCTGGAGCGTGCCGAGCTCTTCGTGGATGCCCTGAAGAGCGATATAGATACTAAAGAGATAGTACGGAGGGTGGAGTATGCAGGAGTGAGGGCCGTCGTTCTGGCGCATGACAGTGTAGAGATGTTCATGCTGGCACTCAAGCGTTACGACCCTTTTGCGGTATATGCGCCTCTCACATCGGGGAGTGTCGCCATGCTTCTTTTTTACGACCCTCCTGACGAGGCGCATATATTGAATGCGATATCGAAAACGGAAGCCGACGAGATAGAAAAAGAGTATCTGCTTCAGGGCAAACGGGCCGAGATAGAGGCAATGCGAAGCGAACTGGAGAGTGAGTTCAAAAAGGTTTCGGAACGTTACGCGAAGAGGCTGCAGGATATATACCTTGAACTCAAAAGAGCTATTGGGATCTTTGCGGTCAGGAGTGCTCTGCAGAAGGCGGGGGACCACTATTTTCTTTACGGCTGGGTGCCCAGGCGGCAGGCGAAGAGTTTCGCTGAAGCGCTCGGGTATGCCGATGTCAGCTTCTCCCGGGCCGGCGACGATGCGCCCGTGCTGCTGAAGACACCGAAAATATTGAAACCCTTCGAGAGCCTCATAAAGAGCTTCTCCTACCCGGGCTACAACGAGATAAATCCGACAGTGCCGTTTGCGCTTGCATTTATGGTCATGTTCGGCGCCATGTTCGGCGATATCGGGCATGGCCTGGTTCTCATAGCCGCAGGCTTTTTCGTCTCGAAAAAATTCGGAAAATATGAAGATCTCGGGAAGGTCTATATGCTTGCAGGGGCCGGGTCGGCGCTCTTCGGACTCCTCTACGGCTCTTTTTTCGGATTTCACGACTTAGTGCCGCCACTGCTCTTCGTCCCCGTCGAAAACGTCGATTTGAGCATCTTCACCGGCATAGCTATCGGAATCTTTTTCATTACAGTCGGATTTTTGCTCAATATCGTCTCTTTGGGCCGAAGGGGAGAGATATCGGCCCTCTTTCTGGGTGAAGGGGGAGTACTCTGGCTATTGGTCTACTGGTTTGCCATAGGCATCGCGGCAAAAGCGCTGATATTCGAGCTTCCGGTCAGATACGAGCTCTATTTTCTGGGTGCGATGGTCGCTCTTTTGATAGTTCTGCTTCTGATAAAGAGGAGAGAGTATGCACAGACCATGCTCGATGCTCTCATCCAGATGTTCGAGCAGGCCGTAAACACCATATCTTTCGCGCGGTTGGGAGCATTCGCTCTCGCGCACGGAGCCCTCTTCCTGGCCCTATTCTCCATCGCCGACATCCTCTCGAAAGCCGACAGCCGCGGAGTCGGGTACTGGTTTATCATCGTTTTAGGAAATTGCTTTATAATAGTTCTTGAGGGCGTCGTAGTGACCATACAGACGCTGAGACTCGAATACTACGAATTTTTCAAGCGTTTTTTCAAAGGGGGCGGCAAGCCCTACAAGCCTTTCGTGCTGGAGAGTGAACTATGA